Genomic DNA from Buteo buteo chromosome 21, bButBut1.hap1.1, whole genome shotgun sequence:
atacataaatatatgtttaaaaaaaaaccaggcctGTGGATACTATGTACGTCAGCAAACCAGGTCAGAATAATCTGTAAGTGGGAATTAGCTGAGATTTCTGTTACTGTATGAGATGATGTGACATTCCTTCTGACCATTCAGAATTTGTATGAGTTAAACAAAGGATTATGTTGTTCTTAAAAGGGCAGAAATCTGTATATAAATTGAAGTTTTTGCTATAGTATGTGCTCAGAATTGCCGTTTCCTCAGGTAGGAAAGATACTGGAACTATTGAGGTTTTAAATtgccggggggggtgggggtgggtttCCCCTCTGCAAAGCAACTGCTTCCCCAGCCTGGAACAAATGGTACAGTGTGTTTGCAGGCTGCTCGGGGAGAGAGTAgaggggtgggggcaggggTTTCCCCAGTGGTGGTCTCCTCTGCCCTCTGGTTGAGAGAAGTGAAGGGGCTCAGGCTGCTGGCACTGCCCTCTGAGGGATCTTGGCGTGTTCAGCACTAGTGATGGGTGCACGGGCCTTCCTGGGAAGCACAGATTGAGCAACACTGCTGTAAAACATCCTTTTGCATACCCATGTGGGTGGCCTGCTCGCACATCTTGTTGcctattaattattttttcttaaatacactTCTTCAGACCAGATGACTGCAATTGAGAAAGTTACTTGGGCATCAGTGTGTGTTTTGTTCTAAGACATAAGCTGTGGAATATTGCCTGTTGTGAAGAGACTCCAAGCTTATTTTGGCGCTCTCAAAAGGATTCAGGGAGAGCTGTTCGGAGAAACAACTCCACATACAATATGccaagcattttaaataataagtGCTGTCCTGGCCTTTATAGAATGATGGAAATGCTGTGcaagtgctttggaaaaaaatgtgtttttcctaCTTGCTGCAAAggattggtttttttggttagtGCTTTGCATACTGAAGTAACAGTATGTAGTACAGTATGTTACTGAAGCAAGCGTGTAGTAATGTGTATTACTGTAGtaacttttccttctgtaaagcATTATTGCATATTGCAGTATTATGTATTGCTGCTTCAGTCTGGAAAATAAATCCTGCTAGAGGAAGAATATTAAACTCAGTATGTAGTCTTAGCAGACCTGTGTTTACAGTAACAAACTAATCTTTCTTAGTCCTACAACTTGTGTAAGTTTGTTAGGTAGCAAATCCTTctgtgttggaaaaaaaaaaaataaatctacctATTGTGATGGTATTATAAAACAAAGTTAGCTAGACTGCCTGGTTAGTGACAATCTCCTTTTACAAGTCTCAGCACATTTCATTTGTGTTGGATGTggtctttcctcttttctctagACTCTGTCATTATCTGAGCGTTGTCCTCctagcatttcattttctcttactctattctacatttattttttttttctcctgcttatgttttttttcctctctgattttACAACTTGGACATGAGTGttgcactttcttttccttcactgttACTTAATCCCAAGAGTAAATCTGTATGGTTTAGTGCTCTATAGCGTACAGTGGTATGCAAAGTAGtgtttttccagaaaagttTTGGGTTACAAAAGGATACAGGAGCTTGGAGATTGTCTATAGTGACAATAAAATACTGTGTAGAGAACCAGAGTGTGCTGGAGTGCTGGGAATGGGATAATATTGTTGTAAAGCTGCTCTGGTACCTCTTTAATGAGCAGAAGTCTGTCAGAGTCAGACTGCGCTAATGTCACTGTCCTGCTTCCAGTACTTGTTTAGCATCATTTTTATCTAGCTTGGCATTTTGGTCTTGTAGAAGAACTTTAGtgttttcttcataaaattaaTGGAAGATGACATTATAGTAGGATTTGTCATTGTCTGGGGCAGGATTCGGGACATATGGCAAATTCTGTACCTGTTCCTGCAGAGGTTTGTGCTGTGGCTCAGTCTTTGCAGCCACTCTCTTCCAAATCTCCAGGTGATGTATTTTACAACACTCAAAGCCTCTCTTGCACTTAACCTGTTGGTAAGAAGGCATGCTGTGCATCTCTTTTGAGTTTTAAGAATAACAGTCAAAGACAGAGTAGATCTTGAGTCGTCTCCCCCACTTCCACCTTCTTcactttctctgtcttttttcccctgaaactTAAGAATCATCATCTCTTCTGACAGTTTTCCTGGTTATCCCGGCCTCTCAGGCAGCAGCGAGGAAACAAATACAGCACATTTCATGTGTCTGTTTAATTTCAAGGTGCACTGACCTACCAAACTCAGTAGAGCAATTAAGCTACTTTGCTAAATCATTGACTAGTATGTGTGTGTATTCTTGAGTGTTGTTTATCATTATTTCATAGTTAAATTACCATGTTTCTGTCTTCCAGACTCCAGAGGAAATACTACACCATCTGCAAAACATCGTAGACTTTGGAAAACATGTCATGAAGCAGTTCTTTGGGGAGAACTATGTTCACCATGGggtaaatgttttattcttaaaataaatggattatGCATTGTAAACACTGCAGTGTTTTGGGGAACACTGAGTGCCAGTAACAGGAATTAATAGGGTTTGCAGATATTCCCGAGGAAGATGGATAGATATATACACACGCAGGCGCGCACGTACCCACACATGAAGCATTTGGATCAGAACAAAGATCCTGCTCTGTGCTGATGAGGTGATTGGATTGTACTGTGGTTTGAGCTATAATGAAAAGAATGGTCATTTCTTTGCCCTGCATAAGGTGAGAAGTGAGAGAGAGATTTTTAGACTAACTGCAAAACAAGGGGAGAAACCAGGTTCATGTGAGTTGTCCAGCTTTCTGTGCAGTCAGAGGTAACCTTTTTCCTTGCCACCCACTCTGTTCTTCAGGGTGGCCAGATCTAGTTAACATCAGAGATTTGAGTGGAAAAGTTATACCTTCTCCTGGAACTTGAGTTACACAATTCTGCCTTGGAAGGGTGGGTTGTGAGACATGGGACGGAATGAAATGGGactttttcatttgtgaaaaGGACAAAATGATGCGGGTTTCTTCATGCACATTaaacttttcactgaaaatattctttctcatgcatttatttaagttggtttttggttttcgTAGTGGAGTAAGTATTGCATGTGATTGCAGGTACAGATCTTCATATAGATGGTAAATCAGAAGGAGAAGCTGCTGACTGTATAGTTCAGTATACTGTTGTTAATATCCTCTGAACTTTGGTATTCCATTTTAAGACCCCCAAACTAGATATTAATTTTTGTgttgaaatatgttttctttttttttttaataggaaattaTTCAACTGCCTTTGGACTTCGTAAGACAgctctgtttaaaaattcagcCAGAGAGGCCAGGTAAGTGCCAGGGATAGCATTAAAAAGGGGGCCTTCCTCAAgctgtaaataatttttctatatTATAAAGTAAAAAAGCATCATACCTCAGAATATgaggaagcttttttttatgtttagaCAATGACAAGTTGAAAATTTGTTGTGAAGAAATGGGCGCGTTCTAGAATTGAAAGTTGCATCTGATATTAGTTTCATCAGATTGGGGAAAGAGATCCTCTCTAAGCCTGTGTTTGTTAATTCTTGAACAAGCTTGCAACTTGCTGCGAAGTCCTTTACAAAGGGAGGTGGAAGATGTGTcccaaaataattgttttgattCCATCAGTTTCTTCTCCTGGACTGTGCAGCAGGGCTTTGGAAGGAAGATAGCTTCAGAAACTCCACACTGAATTGTCTTGTTTTCAATGTTAGTATTTCGCTTGGGGCTAAGCATCTTCTGAGTCATAGCACTCAAGCTGTGTGCAACTTAACATTCCAGCTTTTCATGTCTCTTCCTGAGAGCTGGGCATCTCTCATTGCAAGGGGTTGCAGTGTTACAGGCTGTGCTGCCTTTAATGAGCACGTCCAGGATATGGGGCTGTGCTTGATTTCTCCCGAATCTTACATGGTGTGCTGGGTTCCCCATGCAGAGGTGAAGAGCAAGTACGTTTTTCTAGTCCCCTTGGATGGGGTGGGGATTGAAGGGGACAAGTGTGTGGGGTAAGGGTGCACTGACGTTGTGAAACCTTTTGGAACATGCTGTAAGTCTTGAAGTTTGGCAGTTTCTGGTGTATTCTGTGTGAGGTGAAGCACTACAGAATTTGGTGTCAGTTGTTCTTAGCAACACTTGGGTGCATCGTTCTTCATATGTGGCTAAAAGTACAGGCAGGTGTAAGCTCTAAAATGGACAGAGAAGATGTTCCTCATGGCATGTTCATCTTGTGTTCTCAAACGTTCTTGAAAACAGCCAGAAAAACCTGCTTTAGCAAAGTtccttgaagaaaaatgtggtaTTAAATCTAAGTACTGTAGCCAGTACTTTGATGCCTTTGATCTaggaaaaaatggaattaatttaCATATAGTGAGCAGTGGACACACTACTGCTGACTTGTCCTTACCTTTTTGAGAAACAGTTTCACAGTGCCAGAAACCAGCAAGGAAAGTAAGTAGTGTCTAATAAAAGTTACAGAATCAATGATACTCTGGTAGAAGTGAATgatagaatttatttttatttcttaaagttAAATTTTTTGTGTCCGCAGCTCCTGGGGAtttcttcagaggaagaaatggttGGGAGGAGCTGTCCAAGTGCTTTACAACAGCAAATCTCACTGTTCATTTTTAAcaggaatttctttttaaacctcaAGGAAAGAATTTCCTTTAATATTACCTTTCACATAAGCCTGTCTAACTTATGAAGGAACTTCTCTAAAAGTTCAGATTTCTGGGTCTGTCTGATTTGGCAAGTGGCTTTCAGCTGAACGTGGATGTACTTTTGCTTAagtttgggaaaagaaaacaaaccccagcaTTTTGTTGGAGAAAGGAGGTTTATTCTTGCTCATGCTAGTGAAGTACAGCATGGAATTGCAGGCTGATGTCTAATGAGGCTTctgtttctgagattttttttttctattgcaatatatttttcaaaatggacATTTTTCTTAGCAATGGAAACTATAACAGAGCATATGTATCCTGTATGTCTCTTTAGTAACACAGGTATTTGAAAATCTAGGTGtgtatgtttttgttaaatttgAATTAAATCTTGCAGACCTTTCTCTGTGCCAAAGGATGCGTGTGGAGGGAGGTTATTTAAAGGCTTTATCTACATAATGCCTCTTCATCTTAGTCTGAAGCCATTTTGCTACTTCACTTCTTCTCAggattatattaaaaaaaaatgctatttttaaaagggtgGCCTTAGCGGAGGAAATTCTTGTTTTAAGTTGTGAGCTTGTGAGGAGGGGTAAGCTAACTTTTGTTCCTTCTATGTTCctcttctttattattttgatgTAAACACTGGAATGGCTAGGAAGAGACTACATACAGACTAAGGAGTTGAGCGAAGCCACTTGCAGGTTCTGTTTAGATTTATACTTTCTCCCAAACTTCGGAATAATTTATGATATTCCTGCTAGTTTTCACAGATTCTTCTTGACTAGACTGAGGGGTGGTAGTTCATGCAGTTTTACTAAGCAAACATGAGGTCACGTCTTTGAATGCAGTCGTAAGTCTCTTTACCTTTTGTCAGCCAATTGAATGCGCTCCCTTCCTGTGTCAGGCCTCACTGACGCCTCTCTTGGGTCAAGCTGGGAGCTGGCCAGTAAAAGCAGCTTTTGAGGCACTCTATGTGCCTATGACAGTTTTGAGGAAACTGGAAACACGTCTTGATAATGGGGAGGGCGAATTTATGCAAATGCATAATTGGCTAAAGCCTGCTAAACTGTGTCCTGTCTTTCTAAGTTtgctcccaccccccaccccatctgGTGGACAAGACAACTGCAGAGTAAAATAAACATCCACACACCTAACTTTCTTGCTTGTggtatgtgttttgttttccccagagTCTCGCTGTGATAAAGATATGGACACTCTTAGTGGTTATGCAATGTGCCTTCCTAATCTTACCAGGCTGCAGACCTATCGTTTTGTGGAACACCGGCCAATCCTCTGCATAGAGATTAAGGTAATTGAATAGGAGAAGATCCttctgggggttttgtttgcatttttaaagtacataCTGACCAGAGCAGTTTCAAAGCAATGCAGCAGTGGGCTAAGGCAGAGCTCACCGCTTTCACTGTGACCCATAGGATGAAATACGCCCCTCCCTCTTCCAATTCCTGATCTTTCAAAACTTGAGAAATTCCCAGGTGTTACTGGGCTTTTTTGTAGGCCACAGCAGTTTCGTGTGTCCTTATTTCCTAAGTGAGGACTCTGAAATAACTGGGAATAATATACAGGTTTTAAGCATTGAATgttgactgtttttttttttttttttttttttcctttaactggAAAGATTTGCATATTGTGTACCCTTATATTTctataaagaaatacatttatatttataatcttgtttgtttgtttgttttagccAAAGTGTGGCTTCATTCCTTTTTCCAGCCATGTTTCACAGGAGATAAAGCACAAGGTGTGCCGTTACTGTATGCATCAGCATctaaaggtaattttttttcgTCATCCTGCTTTCCTTTGACTGTACTGTGCTTTATTTGCTATTCCAGTCTTGCTTTCCTGTTGAAACTCGCTTAAATTTCTGATATGACTAAAGAGTAGGTGGATACACATTGGAGTTGTTTTGTGTGAATCTGGTGAGAGATGGAACAAGTTCTGTGGGAAGCTGGAAGCAAACATACAATATTAGTCTTTGAGGACTATTAATGCTGTTAATTGGGTAAACGCCAATGtcaaattttctttcaattacAGCTCACCAAATGCATGGTGGCATTCTGTAACTTATAACAGCATGGAACACACACACCAAATTCATTTGACTAATGTCTGTTACGAATCTGAAATCGCGTAACTGTGCCTTACTGTAATTGAACGTTACCTTTCTCCATGCTTTCCACTTGTGAATGCAATTTGAATGACGAGCTAAACATGAGTAGGAGGACCCATAGTAGTCATGAATTTTACATTCAAAGGGTTTTAAATGTCATCAGACCTCTGAAGACAGGATGTTAGTGCCACACACCTGACTGTTAAAGTAACTGAGAGTAGTTATTCCAGAAAGAGTGATTAACAGCAGTGGTGTGGGTTTTCAACAGGTAGCAAACGGAAAATGGAAGCGACCAAGTAAATATTGCCCATTGGATCTCTTCTCAGGGTAAGTGTGTAACTTGATTCTGTGTTTTTGCCCCAAAATTTGTGTTACCGATTTCTTTCTCAGATTACTTTGACTTTTGGTGTAGTATTAAGGATGATCAAAGCCTGCTTGTCTGACTTTTACAGTGAGATTTCTGGTTCTATATACCTCCTTACACCTATTTCAGAAATCACGAGTTGCTTATTGATGTACCAGTGCCTTTTGCTACATAACATTAAACCTAAGAGCTGTTTAGATTACTCAGATTTGAATTTCTAATTGTGAACAGTCATTTTGTCTTTGCACTGACTTCAGCATGAGTAACATTCTTAATGGGTGTGTTCACTTCAGGTGCCCAGTTCGGATTCCACAGAGCCCTCTAGGCTTGGGTGTAAACATTCTAAAGACTCTGAGAAAACAttcttggattttattttttttttccccctagaaaTAAACAGAGAATGCACTTTGCTCTGAAGAGCTTATTACAGGAGGCACAGAacaacttgaaaatatttaaggtaAACAATCAAATCtctctccttgctttttttgtcttggctTTTAAACAATTTGACTTCAGCATCTGAACAGTCAAGATCCTAACCAGCACCATCACTATTGGATGCcaccaaaaggagaaaagaggaaaattcttAGTTAGATTTCAAGTTAGGACAGGTAAGTAATAATTTCCCAGAAGTAATTAGTCTGAAAGAATTGCCAAGGAACAACTAATAGAAAAGGACTTCTAAAGATGAccaaagttttaaaactttatgTGCTTATTCAGGAGAAAGAAGATCAAGAACTTTGTATGTTGctgcaggtatttttttcaattactgtTACAGCATTCATGAAGGCCAAATGCACAGCATGCCTCACTGAGGAAATTAATGCCATAGAAAAGGCAACTTTTTATGtaggaaaaatacaaagtagTAACTGATGGCTTATGCAGATTTTCAGATTAATTCTAGGAAATAAGATTCTTTTACAATTTATTTCCAATATTAAACCAAGTATTTGAATAACTTAAACTTGTATGAACTgtcttattttttctattaGTACAGGCAACTGTCACaccttttctgtccctttttaTGGCTTTCCCTTTTCTAATCTGGCTATAAAGAAGGTTGTTTCACATGCTACTTTTTCACTATTGACATTATTCAGAAAGAAGTGATAGGACAATGTGCTAAGTATCAGTTCACTTTTATTGTTCTAATTACCTACAATTGATTAAGTTGAGAAAGTAGCACTTGATTTAAATGGGCTTTTTGGTCCTAATTCAAAGGTTGTTACCTGTGGTATCTGATTAAACTTAAGAGGGCAAATTTGTAAGAGATTGGGAATGCATGTACTTGTATGCAGACtgttaataacatttttctgtgctatCTGTCTTAAAATACTAAATCTGATGCTTTGATTAACTAAGTACGAATAACTGGATTTCATGAAgtgcctaatttttttttttctcatttgcagaATGGGGAGCTAATTTATGGCTGTAAAGATGATCAGGACTGTGTGTCTGACTGGAACGAACTTGCTTGTCActtaaaacctttcttttttccttccaatggGTTGGTCAGTGGGCCGCACTGTACAAGGACAATTGTTAAAGAACTAATCCATGTTATAACTATGACGCTACTAAGTAGTACTGATGCCTGCAGGGCAGGTGATATGAAGACAGTTCCTGTTTCACAAGGAAGAAGCTACTGTGAAGCAAGTGCTTTCAATAAGGAGCTAGTAAGAAACggtaagaaataatttcttgagCGTTGTCAGTAATTAACTGTTATCATGTAATGATTGAGATCTTTGCCTCTTGTTTGCTGTTTAATACCAATGTGGGAATGGAAACAGTGGAGTTTtagtgacatttaaaaaatgagttcTGAGCTGCATAACTGCTAGATAAGTGTTTTTAATATGACCTTGTAGTGAGCAGTTTTAGTGCTGTACCTAATGACAGGGGTAAAAATCAATTcagaaggtgaagaaaaaaaaaggaagaaaataccagGTTGAGCTGATATAAATTCCCCACTTGTTTGAAATACCTACAATGGTTATGTTGTGTGTGATGAAGTCTGGCTGCTTTGGTTGGTTTGTTACATGACACCTGTTTCTTGCCTTGCCCTGCTCCTCCTGTCAGCCCTTGCCAGCCAGGGTGtagctcattttcttttcttctactaCTCCACTCCTGGTAGAGAGAAAGGTACAAATACTGGAGGGAAAAGGAATGGGAAGTGAGAGTTGGACAACTAAATAACATTAATTCCTCAGTGCCTAAGTTTTGTAAAGCTCTGATTATTCAAGATGCTGCTAGGTATCCTAATTACACAAACAACTTTTTGAGGAAGAgcttttcttactctttttgAGGAAGAGCTTTTTCATTGCCGCTTGGTTTTGTTGTATTGTGTTGGCAAAAGAACTATCTTACAGAAATGATAGCAAATACAAATCTGTTTATACTATATTAAAAAGACGTGATATCTGAAATGCTAAATGACTTTCTGGGAACAGTTCATACTGTTGAAAGTGAATTTGTGGTGACTTCAAACTCATACAAAAAATTTCTCTTCTAGACTCAGAGAAGTAGATTGCAATGGAAGTGTGTGGGTTttggtgtgttgttttttggttggtggttggttttgtgttttttttttttttttcagtaatttgtAGAGTGGTATACCAAGTGTTTTATTCTGCAGTCAAATATGTGCTGTTTAAATGTGCAGGTTAGTACATGCACCTGGCACATCAGTGTTTGGAACTGAAGTGTTCTGGATGACACTGGTGTCTGccttatttgaaaatacattttcttctaggTAAACATAAATTGGAAAGCTCTGGTTTACCGAGGGGTTGTCTCCTTTATAAAACCCTTCAGGCTCAGATGCTTGACACGCTGGATATTGAAGGACTCTATCCTTTGTACAGTAGAGTTGAGCAGTACTTAGAGGAATTTCCTGAAGAGAGGTAAGACTTGatggcttttctttccagttctcaTTAAGTAGGTACACGGACAAGACTGGCTCTATGCAGACACGACCATTTGTTCTCCCTTGTTGTATTGTGTACACCCTTCCTTTATGATACTGCATATTCTGAATTTCTAATTTGAAATGCCAGATAACATAAAAGATGAGTTTTATTGTTAAAAGTTTTGTTGCCAGTCACTTTGACCTGAATTTTTAAGTAATGATTATGGGAAGTTCACAACAGgataagagagaaaaatgcctTGTTCCTTAGTAGTGGAGGTTGTATATTTGAGGAAAGGTACAGTAAAACAGATGGTTGGTTTCTCCTGCGTTCAGTACCTGCAGAGCTAGGGCTATGGCTGCAGTAACTCAAGTCTGTATTGGCCTACCTAAACCTGCCCTTTAAAACCCCAAATTTGATATTCAGCAGCAATCCAGCCTGTGCCTGCAAGATCTTACAGAAGGTGTGAATCTGCTATTGCCCAGCCTGCCCTCGTTGCGTGATAATGGCTCCAAAGGCTGTATTGTAACCCACAAGTGATCAAATCATACTTGAGGCACAAGAATCTTCAGCTTATGGTGTTTCTTGCCCGTGAAGAAATACTGGGCATTGCAAGCAGCTACATTTGTTCTCAACTAAAGCTTCTTAGTTGTAACAATAATTGCTATAAAAAGCCTTGATTTGGATGCTGCTGCATTGTCGGGCTGTAACTTGCCCCTGTAATTCTGCCGTTGCTCACACGAGGGCACTCTGGCTTCACTTGCAAGACATTGCTGCCTGTGCTCCTTCAGCTCTTTGGACTCCTCTTGGAGTTGAAGGGTTATTTTATGGACAACGGTTTGGCCTTCAGTTCTGCTTAAATCTTGCAGTGTGGCTTACTTGTATATTTATACATTCAACAAATAATTAGAAAGTGTATTCTTTCATCTGTGGGGTGTTTGCATGCTGTAAACCCCACTTTTACGCATTCAGCTTTTCAGGTATTTAACATGGGAAGGAAGGTGGCCAAATAATCCCTCCCTTTGCTGGCACACATCATGAAgctgggggcagagcagggcctTGTCAGATAAGTGTGTACCCCCAATGTTTTCAGCCAGGCTTCTGGGAGCTCCTGCAAGCTGTCATAGATTTTGAAACTTacccatttttcaaaaaaatactgttcttgtGGTGATATGCAGGTGGCAGTGGATTAAGAAtgatttgtcttttaaaaaacccaacccaaatcCTAAGCAGTAGGAAATCTTGAGTGATATGAGAATAATGGGGACTGGTCATGGTGTTAGTTAGATCTCCAAGTATTAACCTGTTGCCATTTTTATTGGTGTTATTGTTGGTTTCTTCTAATCTGAGTATCTGGGCTGCTGAAGAAAGATCTCACTGAAAAACAGTAAATCATCTTGCCTGTCagtaaatcttttaaaatttatttagaagTACGTTACAGATAGATGGACCTTACAATGAAGCATTTtatgagaagctgctagatCTTTCAACTGAAGATGATGGGACAGTAGCATTTGCGTTAACAAAGGTACTTTTCCTGTGCATGTTGCTGGAGCTTATTTAGTCTGTCAATTTTAATAAACACCTGTCTCACTGGATAGTGTGTTAGCATCACCGCTGGCTGAGAGGTTGGTATGGTTAAAGTTCTTAATTGTGATAGAGTGTACCTTTACGGCAGAAGCagttaaaaccaaacaagtttAGCACCAGTTCTTGAGAGAAGAATAAAGCTGGTTATTTCTTTCTAGACTGAGGAAGCATTTATTATTTGCATGAACTGGTGCTGTTTTGGCCTTCAAGAAAAGTAGCTGTAGGAAATAAACATGATTCTTACACAGGATGCTGTAAAACCACTTGGTCCTGCTAACTAACTGTTATAGAGATAATTTCCAGCTCTTAAAGTACTAATATACTGACTATACTAATGCCTTTACTAAAGAATACTGTTCTTTATAAAAGGCAAACACAAATACAAGAGaaaatttatgttatttttatgttgtatAGGTGCAGCAGTACAGAATAGCAATGACTG
This window encodes:
- the IPPK gene encoding inositol-pentakisphosphate 2-kinase isoform X1, whose translation is MEVEKMDENEWKYHGEGNQSLVVSHCQRCVVLRFLKFPPNQNKTPEEILHHLQNIVDFGKHVMKQFFGENYVHHGEIIQLPLDFVRQLCLKIQPERPESRCDKDMDTLSGYAMCLPNLTRLQTYRFVEHRPILCIEIKPKCGFIPFSSHVSQEIKHKVCRYCMHQHLKVANGKWKRPSKYCPLDLFSGNKQRMHFALKSLLQEAQNNLKIFKNGELIYGCKDDQDCVSDWNELACHLKPFFFPSNGLVSGPHCTRTIVKELIHVITMTLLSSTDACRAGDMKTVPVSQGRSYCEASAFNKELVRNGKHKLESSGLPRGCLLYKTLQAQMLDTLDIEGLYPLYSRVEQYLEEFPEERSTLQIDGPYNEAFYEKLLDLSTEDDGTVAFALTKVQQYRIAMTAKDCSIMIALSPCLQDECSEQRPVVLTSKSRFTFSVSVLDLDLKPYESIPHQYKLDGKIVNYYLKNVQAKDDPVMSNLFKENEDCTLVLHKV
- the IPPK gene encoding inositol-pentakisphosphate 2-kinase isoform X2, with the protein product MKQFFGENYVHHGEIIQLPLDFVRQLCLKIQPERPESRCDKDMDTLSGYAMCLPNLTRLQTYRFVEHRPILCIEIKPKCGFIPFSSHVSQEIKHKVCRYCMHQHLKVANGKWKRPSKYCPLDLFSGNKQRMHFALKSLLQEAQNNLKIFKNGELIYGCKDDQDCVSDWNELACHLKPFFFPSNGLVSGPHCTRTIVKELIHVITMTLLSSTDACRAGDMKTVPVSQGRSYCEASAFNKELVRNGKHKLESSGLPRGCLLYKTLQAQMLDTLDIEGLYPLYSRVEQYLEEFPEERSTLQIDGPYNEAFYEKLLDLSTEDDGTVAFALTKVQQYRIAMTAKDCSIMIALSPCLQDECSEQRPVVLTSKSRFTFSVSVLDLDLKPYESIPHQYKLDGKIVNYYLKNVQAKDDPVMSNLFKENEDCTLVLHKV